In a genomic window of Piliocolobus tephrosceles isolate RC106 chromosome 1, ASM277652v3, whole genome shotgun sequence:
- the CDCA8 gene encoding borealin, which yields MAPRKGSSRVAKINSLRRRKLASFLKDFDREVEIRIKQIESDRQNLLKEVDNLYNIEILRLPKALREMNWLDYFALGGNKQALEEAATADLDITEINKLTAEAIQTPLKSAKTRKVIQVDEMIVEEEEEEENEHKNLQTSRVRRCPPSKKRTQSIQGKGKRKRSSRANTVTPAVGRLEMSMVKPTPGLTPRFDSRVFKTPGLRTPAAGERIYNISGNGSPLADSKEIFLTVPVGGGESLRLLASDLQRHNIAQLDPEALGNIKKLSNRLAQICSSIRTHK from the exons ATGGCTCCTAGGAAGGGCAGTAGTCGGGTGGCCAAGATCAACTCCTTACGGAGGCGGAAGCTCGCCTCCTTTCTGAAAGACTTCGACCGTGAAG TGGAAATACGAATCAAGCAAATTGAGTCAGACAGGCAGAACCTCCTCAAGGAGGTGGATAACCTCTACAACATCGAGATCCTGCGGCTCCCCAAGGCGCTGCGCGAGATGAACTGGCTTGACTACTTCG CCCTTGGAGGAAACAAACAGGCCCTGGAAGAGGCGGCAACA GCTGACCTGGATATCACTGAAATAAACAAACTAACAGCAGAAGCTATTCAGACACCCCTGAAATCTGCCAAAA CACGAAAGGTAATACAAGTAGATGAAATGATagtggaagaggaagaagaagaagaaaatgaacataagAATCTTCAAACTTCAAGA GTCAGAAGGTGTCCTCCCTCCAAGAAGAGAACTCAGTCCATACAAggaaaaggcaaaaggaaaag GTCGAGCCGTGCTAACACTGTTACCCCAGCCGTGGGCCGATTGGAGATGTCCATGGTCAAACCAACTCCAGGCCTGACACCCAGGTTTGACTCAAG GGTCTTCAAGACCCCTGGCCTGCGTACTCCAGCAGCAGGAGAGCGGATTTACAACATCTCAGGGAATGGCAGCCCTCTTGCTGACAGCAAAGAGATCTTCCTTACTGTGCCAGTGGGCGGCGGAGAG AGCCTGCGATTATTGGCCAGTGACTTGCAGAGGCACAATATTGCCCAGCTGGATCCAGAGGCCTTGGGAAACATTAAGAAGCTCTCC aACCGTCTCGCCCAAATCTGCAGCAGCATACGGACCCACAAATGA